In one window of Musa acuminata AAA Group cultivar baxijiao chromosome BXJ3-2, Cavendish_Baxijiao_AAA, whole genome shotgun sequence DNA:
- the LOC135631150 gene encoding probable flavin-containing monooxygenase 1 produces the protein MEKSGKPRVAIIGGGISGLAAAKELRWLEPVLFEATDSIGGVWRHCSFRTTRLQTPRPDYEFSDYQWSDRNDATFPTHIEILEYLHGYATHFDLWRFIKLQTKVVEIRSIGDDRETWFTELWGDKGRAIPDQPTWEVGVVTGHSDTVQWYKFEFIVMCIGKYGDIPNMPKFPPGKGAEIFRGKVMHSLDYCKLDEDATKELMKGKKVVIIGYKKSSIDLAVECAEANRGEDGQPCTMVIRTLHWTVPSYSIWGLPFFLFFSTRFSQFLHERPNQGLMKSLASHLLTPLRRGVSKFIESYLTWKLPLDKYGLKPDHPFVEDYASCQMAILPENFFAEADEGRIMFKRSSQWRFWEGGVVLDDDTKLEADVVLLATGFDGKRKLRSVLPEPYRGLIVDSSGVMPLYRGTIHPLIPHMAFVGYIESVSNLHTSELRCKWLGRLLEGHFQLPSVEAMFRQTREEIEVMKRTTRFYRRHCISTYSINHSDDMCEEMGWSPWRKGSWLSEAFSAYNNQDYKEDKSE, from the exons ATGGAGAAGAGTGGGAAGCCGAGGGTGGCGATCATAGGGGGAGGCATCAGTGGCCTTGCGGCAGCGAAGGAGCTCCGCTGGCTCGAGCCAGTCCTCTTCGAGGCCACGGACTCCATAGGAGGGGTGTGGAGGCACTGCTCCTTCCGCACCACGAGGCTGCAGACTCCGCGGCCGGACTACGAGTTCTCCGACTACCAGTGGAGCGACCGGAACGACGCCACGTTCCCCACCCACATCGAGATATTGGAGTACCTCCACGGCTACGCCACCCACTTCGACCTGTGGAGGTTCATCAAACTCCAGACCAAGGTGGTGGAGATCCGCTCCATCGGCGACGACCGTGAGACCTGGTTCACCGAGCTCTGGGGGGACAAAGGACGGGCCATCCCCGACCAACCGACGTGGGAGGTCGGCGTGGTGACCGGCCACTCCGACACCGTTCAG TGGTACAAGTTCGAGTTCATCGTGATGTGCATCGGAAAGTACGGTGACATCCCAAACATGCCCAAGTTTCCCCCCGGGAAGGGAGCAGAGATCTTCCGAGGCAAGGTGATGCACTCGCTGGACTACTGCAAACTCGACGAAGACGCCACCAAGGAACTGATGAAGGGGAAGAAGGTCGTCATCATCGGCTACAAGAAATCCTCCATCGACCTCGCAGTCGAATGCGCTGAAGCCAACCGAG GGGAAGATGGCCAGCCATGCACCATGGTGATAAGGACCCTCCATTGGACTGTTCCCTCCTACTCCATATGGGGCctgcccttcttcctcttcttctccacaAGGTTTTCTCAGTTCCTCCATGAAAGGCCGAATCAAGGACTGATGAAATCTCTTGCCTCCCACCTTTTAACCCCGTTG aggagaggtgtgtcgAAGTTTATTGAATCGTATCTCACATGGAAGCTTCCTCTGGACAAGTACGGGCTGAAACCAGACCATCCTTTCGTGGAAGACTATGCCTCATGTCAGATGGCCATCTTGCCGGAGAACTTCTTCGCCGAGGCCGACGAAGGGCGGATCATGTTCAAGCGGTCATCGCAGTGGCGCTTCTGGGAAGGTGGTGTGGTTCTTGACGACGACACCAAGTTGGAGGCTGATGTCGTGCTCCTCGCGACGGGATTCGACGGCAAGCGGAAGCTGAGATCAGTGCTTCCCGAGCCTTACCGTGGACTGATAGTGGATTCCTCCGGTGTCATGCCGCTGTATAG GGGCACAATCCATCCGCTGATCCCACACATGGCGTTCGTGGGGTACATCGAGAGCGTATCGAACCTGCACACGTCGGAGCTGCGGTGCAAGTGGCTGGGGAGGCTGCTCGAGGGGCACTTCCAGTTGCCGAGCGTGGAGGCGATGTTCCGGCAGACCAGAGAGGAGATAGAGGTGATGAAGCGGACCACCAGGTTCTACCGCCGCCACTGCATCTCCACCTACAGCATCAACCACAGCGACGACATGTGCGAGGAGATGGGCTGGAGTCCATGGCGGAAGGGCAGCTGGCTCTCTGAGGCCTTCAGTGCGTACAACAACCAGGATTACAAGGAAGACAAGAGCGAATAA
- the LOC103976826 gene encoding uncharacterized protein LOC103976826, with protein sequence MGRNSNSKHSNRIMVVEEPILQHPQLSGAYIRSLVKQLRSSTNKDPMKSKSRDGASAGKFSQHSANDSESLGETQQQQSPRPMKPLLPKKQVRRRLHTSKPYQERLLNMAEARREIVTALRLHRATMKQAEEQEQLQQHERQQKNQPPSPTLELSPAVLQDLKQELNDCRSNSRRYPPNNTFPNYAESTNLSPLAYSYFSWIYPPITPLSVSDNLNIPFPDQSLGLNLNFQNFNNNDNLFCNNLDMKSPIQPSSLPTPSCSNYLTSIMSNTKVPFISKAYCQASGVALDPTSASLHPRMDDDEIAEIRSIGEQHNMEWNDMMNLMTSAWWSMFLKNMEGDLCESEEVADEGFHMFDEVFNLPYWLHSEGDAPQSCLFQQHMNSYYNEEDYLYDAALPCFDIGEIYGQDGDRV encoded by the exons atggGAAGGAACTCCAATTCCAAGCATAGCAACAGGATCATGGTGGTGGAAGAGCCCATTTTACAACATCCTCAACTCTCTGGTGCCTACATCCGTAGTCTTGTCAAGCAGTTAAGGTCTTCAACAAACAAAGATCCCATGAAATCAAAGTCTAGAGATGGAGCAAGTGCAGGTAAATTTTCCCAACACTCTGCTAATGATAGCGAAAGTCTTGGTGAAACTCAACAACAACAATCACCACGTCCAATGAAACCTTTGCTACCGAAGAAACAAGTGAGAAGAAGACTCCATACGAGTAAGCCTTATCAAGAAAGATTACTTAATATGGCagaggctcggagagagattgtaACTGCACTTAGACTTCATCGAGCTACCATGAAACAAGCAGAAGAGCAAGAACAACTGCAGCAACATGAGCGACAACAGAAAAATCAACCACCTTCTCCAACCCTGGAACTATCCCCAGCAGTGTTACAAGATCTAAAGCAGGAGCTGAATGATTGTAGGAGCAACTCTAGAAGGTATCCACCTAACAACACCTTTCCTAACTATGCTGAGAGCACCAATTTGTCACCCCTTGCTTATTCTTATTTCTCTTGGATTTATCCACCAATTACACCACTGTCTGTCTCCGATAACCTCAACATCCCTTTCCCTGACCAATCATTAGGCTTAAATCTCAACTTTCAAAACTTCAACAACAATGACAATTTGTTTTGCAACAACCTCGACATGAAATCACCCATCCAGCCATCATCACTACCAACTCCGTCTTGTTCAAATTATCTTACCAGTATCATGTCAAACACCAAAGTACCATTTATCTCTAAGGCATACTGTCAGGCCTCTGGGGTTGCATTGGACCCAACCTCAGCATCATTGCATCCAAGGATGGATGATGATGAGATCGCAGAGATCCGTTCGATCGGAGAACAACATAACATGGAGTGGAATGACATGATGAATTTGATGACATCAGCATGGTGGAGTATGTTCCTCAAAAACATGGAGGGTGACCTATGTGAGAGCGAAGAAGTAGCTGACGAGGGGTTTCATATGTTTGATGAGGTTTTTAATTTGCCATATTGGTTGCATAGTGAAGGGGATGCTCCGCAGTCTTGCCTCTTCCAACAACATATGAATAGCTACTACAATGAAGAGGACTACTTGTATGATGCTGCCTTGCCATG CTTTGACATTGGAGAAATTTATGGTCAGGATGGAGATCGGGTTTAG